The Natator depressus isolate rNatDep1 chromosome 8, rNatDep2.hap1, whole genome shotgun sequence genome window below encodes:
- the LOC141992649 gene encoding uncharacterized protein LOC141992649 has translation MQSSSEEVTMMESQNRKRAPAWIEREVRDLIAEWGEESMLSVLRSSFRNAKTFVKISQGMKDRGHNGDPKQCRVKLKELRQAYQKTRETNSRSGSEPQTCRFYDELHAILGGSATTTPAVVFDSFNGDGGNMEAGFGDEEDDDDDEVVDSSQQASGETIFPDSQELFLTLDLEAVPPEPTQGCLPDLPGGEGTSAAFVSRITGSSPSQRLVKIRRRKKCTRDEMFSELIVSSHTDIAQTNAWRQTMSECRKAQNDCEESWLAEESKWQVEERAEAESWRQRDERKQDSMLRLLEDQTNMLQRMVELQERQQEHRPPLQPLCNQPPSSQVP, from the exons atgcagagctcatcagaagaggtgaccatgatggagtcccagaatcgcaaaagagctccagcatggatcgaacgggaggtacgggatctgatcgctgaatggggagaggaatccatgctatcagtactccgttccagttttcgaaatgccaaaacatttgtcaaaatctcccagggcatgaaggacagaggccataacggggacccgaagcagtgccgcgtgaaacttaaggagctgaggcaagcctaccagaaaaccagagagacgaacagccgctccgggtccgagccccaaacatgtcgcttctatgatgagctgcatgccattttagggggttcagccaccactaccccagccgtggtgtttgactccttcaatggagatggaggcaacatggaagcaggttttggggacgaggaagatgatgatgatgatgaggttgtagatagctcacagcaagcaagcggagaaaccatttttcccgacagccaggaactgtttctcaccctggacctggaggcagtcccccccgaacccacccaaggctgcctcccggacctgccaggcggagaagggacctctg ctgcatttgtttcaaggatcacaggatcttctccttcccagaggctagtgaagattagaaggcgaaaaaaatgcactcgtgatgaaatgttctctgagctcatcgtgtcctcccacactgacatagcacagacgaatgcgtggaggcagacaatgtcagagtgcaggaaagcacaaaatgactgtgAGGAGAGTTGgctggctgaagagagtaagtggcaggttgaagagagggctgaagctgaaagctggcggcagcgtgatgagaggaagcaggattcaatgctgaggctgctggaggatcaaaccaatatgctccagcgtatggttgagctgcaggaaaggcagcaggagcacagaccgccgctgcagcccctgtgtaaccaaccaccctcctcccaagttccatag